A genome region from Nocardioides cynanchi includes the following:
- a CDS encoding Flp family type IVb pilin encodes MLDYLRIMLNARMAKMDERGASAVEYGLLIAGIAALIVVIVFAFGGVLSNIFKNTCNKVGSGASAGTC; translated from the coding sequence ATGCTGGACTACCTCCGCATCATGCTCAACGCCCGTATGGCCAAGATGGACGAGCGCGGCGCCTCTGCCGTCGAGTACGGCCTGCTGATCGCCGGCATCGCCGCCCTCATCGTCGTCATCGTGTTCGCCTTCGGTGGCGTCCTCAGCAACATCTTCAAGAACACCTGCAACAAGGTCGGCTCCGGCGCCAGCGCCGGCACCTGCTGA
- a CDS encoding response regulator transcription factor, producing the protein MSNAELPSALRVLIVDDHDLIREGLVGAFAREEGTDVIGAVGTVADAVAIYHDQHPDVVVTDLQLQDGTGLDIIRTIRQTDEKAGLVVVTMHSGDDQIFAAMEAGASAFVGKDAPSTEVVRAARHAAVSPRSFLCTGLAGAMMRRMNAESTRLSSREHDVLLLLADGANAAAIGQQLYMSESTVKSHIARIYQKLGANNRAQALVTAMRIGLLSSVQRRES; encoded by the coding sequence ATGAGCAACGCCGAGCTGCCGAGCGCCCTGCGGGTGCTGATCGTCGACGACCACGACCTGATCCGCGAGGGACTGGTCGGCGCGTTCGCCCGCGAGGAGGGCACCGACGTGATCGGCGCCGTGGGCACGGTGGCCGACGCTGTCGCGATCTACCACGACCAACATCCAGACGTCGTCGTCACCGACCTGCAGCTGCAGGACGGCACCGGCCTGGACATCATCCGCACCATCCGCCAGACCGACGAGAAGGCCGGCCTCGTGGTGGTGACCATGCACTCCGGCGACGACCAGATCTTCGCGGCCATGGAGGCCGGTGCCTCCGCCTTCGTCGGCAAGGACGCCCCCTCGACCGAGGTGGTGCGGGCCGCCCGTCACGCCGCGGTCTCGCCGCGCTCCTTCCTCTGCACCGGGCTCGCGGGCGCGATGATGCGCCGGATGAACGCCGAGTCGACCAGGCTCTCGAGCCGCGAGCACGACGTGCTGCTGCTGCTCGCGGACGGCGCCAACGCCGCCGCCATCGGCCAGCAGCTCTACATGAGCGAGTCCACGGTGAAGTCGCACATCGCCCGGATCTACCAGAAGTTGGGCGCGAACAACCGCGCCCAGGCGCTGGTCACGGCCATGCGGATCGGGCTCCTCTCCAGCGTGCAGCGCCGCGAGTCCTGA
- a CDS encoding Flp family type IVb pilin: MLDHLKLLFLTRATRLTERGASAVEYALLIAGIAALIVVMVYAFGGMVGTLFSNTCNSLGSKAGSAGTC, translated from the coding sequence ATGCTCGACCACCTGAAGCTCCTGTTCCTCACCCGTGCGACCCGGCTCACCGAGCGCGGCGCATCGGCCGTCGAGTACGCGCTCCTGATCGCCGGCATCGCCGCCCTGATCGTCGTCATGGTCTACGCCTTCGGTGGGATGGTCGGCACCCTGTTCTCGAACACCTGCAACAGCCTCGGCTCGAAAGCCGGGTCCGCCGGCACCTGCTGA
- a CDS encoding Flp family type IVb pilin, protein MLDYLRIILNGRMAKMDERGASAVEYGLLIAGIAALIVVIVFAFGGVLSNIFQNTCNKVGSGASAGTC, encoded by the coding sequence ATGCTTGATTACCTTCGGATCATCCTCAACGGCCGGATGGCCAAGATGGACGAGCGCGGCGCCTCTGCCGTGGAGTACGGCCTGCTGATCGCCGGCATCGCCGCCCTCATCGTCGTCATCGTGTTCGCCTTCGGGGGCGTCCTGAGCAACATCTTCCAGAACACCTGCAACAAGGTCGGCTCCGGCGCCAGCGCCGGCACCTGCTGA